CGTTTAACAATTTTAGACTTCCTTAATGTATTATTAAACTATCTTGCACAAATATGAACAACGCAACTCAACAAATTCACCAGAATATACTCTTTCATAACCTCCGATTCACCTCTGCTAACCACTTCATGTATACATATATCGAATTCGAAATAAACTTCACCCTTTTCCCTTTTAGTGGATTTTCACCACCCCCAAAAGAGTAAATATCACTATGTCACcccagaaaattaaaataattaaaaaatgcatACCAAACTATTGTTTTCTGTCCTATATACTTACCGATTACTGCCTAATGTGCTTCCCAGGATGCGAAATCCCTTGCAGCTTCTCACGTTCTCGCCGAAACCGTCAAACTTGGATTGGCCCCAGATCTTTGGCAAGACAAAAAACTACCAACTCCCAGCATGTGTCGTTGCTTCTAGCTTCTTTTTACCCCTCTTTGTTTCATCTGCCTTTAACCAAcaagttgttattattattattattatccacaaaattttaattttatttctcggtccaaaaggaaaaaacaaacaacattacaattgaaagaatttttgttttcaaaatatttgaGTATATTTGGACAATTCAATCTGACCTAAATGAAATATAAATTAACAATTCATTTAACCTAGATTCATATTCAATCAGTTATAAgttcatattttcttcttttatcaaTCACAATCTAAGCACAATTTCTTCTATATCAGCATGAAAtgtattaaaaaattctaacatGAACAACGTCTAATTACCTTAACTTTATCTTCCTTTCCCATGGAACATTGGCATAACCTCTAGAGACCTGAAAGTATATCATGAGTTaggaacaaattaaaaataatataaaatcgaaaaaattgttttataataaaatattataaaatataaaaaacacattaaaacataattatggtctaatataattattattcctAGGTAATTCTTGGTTGATACTATCATCCATACCTAAAAATTACCAACAATCCAATAACAATACAATCTAACAACTAATCAACTAATCAATGTGTCAACAGCAAATTTTAGCACCCAACAACTAATCATGCTTCAAACAATAAACTATAAGAATTAATCGTGCTTCAAACAATCAGCTTCAACAATTAATCGTTTAACAATGCTTCAAGCAATCAGCaccaaaaaattaatcatttaaaGATATATCTGAGTACATTAATATATATAGTTTCAAATGCAAAAAAATATCTTGTTGGATGAAAAGCCTATTTTTCCACTTTTATAAATACCCCATCTTTGGTCACTAGGCAAAGCAATTAGCTTCaataattaatcatttaatcatGCTTCAAAAAATCAGTTTCAACAATTAATCACTTAATAGTTAATAATGCTTTAAGCAATCAGCACCAAAGAATTAATCAAGGCTTTTAAACAATATTTGTTTAAATATAGTGAATTTATCTATATTGAACAAATTAGCAAAGATTGGCGCATCGTTATCTACCACAGCAATACTGGGGACATAAATACTGATTCCTCGGATCGATCAAAAAACTCTGCAGTCCAACTATCTGCGGCTATCATAGCCTGTGCTCAGATTCATGCTTCAAAAAATCAATAGCAAGGTTTAAAACTAACAATTAATCATGCttcaacaattattattacaatgAATTAGATTTATACCTAGGGTTAGTGGAAGACAAGGAAGAATGCAGAGTTAGCGGCGAAGAGACAGTGGCTGGGGTGGAAGGGTCGAACAGGGCTGGCGTCGACGGGAAGATACTGCGCAACGCCAAAGAGTGGTGGTGGTGGCTACGATTTCCACGACTGACTTCGAGATGAAAAGGGCTGTGCGAATCTCCAAGCTGGCTCCAGGAACTTGCGACAGTGAGTGACTTCCACGAAAGGTGGCTTCGAAGGTTACGATGGCTACTACGCAATGGAAGCTTCAAAGGTTGTGCGACGGAGGCTTCGAAGGTTGCGATGACTACTGCACGATGGAGGCGAAGTAAGCGAGCACGAGACGGTGGCTGTCGGAAGGAACGACGACCGCGGCAGCACAAGGCGGTGGCTGGACAGAGGTGAGCTCGATGAGATTGAGACTTGAGAGGCAACCCTCCTCCCTAGACTGTGTGTGTGAGAGACGGAGAGGAGATTGATTAAGGGCTAGGGCTTGCGCGATGGAGTAAGATCAGAGATTGCAGGTTCAGTGAGTGAAAAACGACGACGTTTAGTTGCCTTCTCCAAAACCGGTCGGGTCACGGTTCAGTTTGACCGATCGGTTCCTAAGCGGTTCACCTATTTGATCACGGTTTTTAAAATATGTGGTTTTACCTATTATTCgaactttttttcttcttggttCATGGTTCGACCGATCGGTTCGAACCGATTTTCAGATCCTCCGATTTACCGACATTGTTGTCAGTTCACGGTTACAGCGGTTGAACCGGCCGGCCCAGTACGTTTTTCAGAACCGTCTTAACATACAACATTTTGAAtgcaaatacaaaaaatttaagatttcaTACCTCgaattattttaaattgttttaagtTTAAACATAGATTTTCGCTTCAACATAgactttcaaaatttatatttaaactcaaaatactactatttaaaattttcaatttatttaatttcaaaattaaaaataattaaaccgaaaaaattaaaaatctaaacaaatattcttttttaaaaataaataaaggtattaatttttttattgcaaagaaaaaaattttagaactgAATAATATGGACTTTACAACAACATAGACTAGAAAAAAGCATCTTCTCCTTTTGTACCCTAAATCCGTAATTTTAGAactgttttctctttttttaaatattataattattattatttattttctttagttttatatttttactatttattactactgtaatagtatttttattatctaattttatgTTCATGTCCAAAAACATATTTCATGacccaaaatataaaataaaaatcgtaATTATGTTCACTTTATTTTTGTtccataatataatataaaacaaTGAAATCAAATATTTATTGAGTTCTCAAAAATAGGCCCAATAACATAACTGGTATCATTAATAAAAGATTATTATCATCTAACCAAATTTTCAGTATATATCACCATCAGTTTTGACGCAGAAATTATGGGCAGTTTGAAAGCAGCAAAACCACGCGTCTTTTCCTTCACCATGCCACATACTTTCAGCAGCGGCagaaaaaaattcttttcaGCACGGTAGGATGAACCTTTCAGGTAAACATAGAAGCGTTTTATTTTTTGACTTCCATTTTCATAGGCCTGTGAAACACAAAGCCCATGTAAGTTGTTTAGCATATCCCTACCAAAAATATTGAAAGGGTTAAGGCCCATAGAACACGAGGTTTGCAATATTGAACGAATCGTAGTCGTCATCCTCGGAAGCAGAGGAGCAAAACAGCGGGCTTGAAGGCGCGGTATCAATGCAACCTTTTCTCTTTGCTGCAAACTCAGAGCAGGTGACTCTCACTCCTTTCACAAATCTCCGTCGCCTGCGTCTTGCTCAGGTCCCTCTTCTATTCAACAAAGCTTCTACTTTTCCCTCATTCTTTTAATCGATTACAGAAATCagtcaaaatttcaagaaaCATTCTTTAATGCTATATTGCTGATTCAAAATTGTTAAGATGATTTCTTGTATGGTCAATTTGATGTTTGccctatttttctttcttctgattgtgcattttttttcttttttgtttataaagCTATAACTTAATTGTACCATTTTATGATTCCTTTTGTTTGTGTAGAGTTGTGAAGATGTTCACATCAAGGAAAAAAATCCACAAAGACAAGGATGCTGAGCCAACTGAGTTTGAAGAGTCAGTTGGGCAGGTTTGATTTTGAGATTGCCATTGAAATATGAAATATTGCTAATTGGTATTAATTACAGCCACTGAGTGCATTCAACCTTTGTTATTGCAGGCATTGTTTGATCTTGAAAACACCAACCAAGATCTTAAGAGTGACCTCAaggatttatatattaattccGCAGTGTAAGGATCTCTCTTACATGCTTCTCTGAGCATGAAGGTTTATTTGATTTAAGTATGTCTTATGGATAGCATTTTCCTTAATCTGCAGTCAAGTTGATGTTTCTGGGAACCGCAAGGCTGTTGTTATCCATGTCCCTTACAGATTGAGGAAAGGCTTCAGGAAGATTCATGTTAAGCTTGTTAGGGAGCTTGAGAAGAAGTTTAGCGGCAAGGTTAGCAAACCCTTGACTTTTTTCCTGTGTAGAGTGTAGACAAAAGTCGTATAACCTAGTTTtacatttattatttatacGGTAACCTCTGACAGAAGTCAATGGATATTATCAAGTATCAACTGCAGGGAAGAAAAATAAACAGTCACATGGCTTCTATTATTAATTTACTTTACTTTATTATTAAGATATGCAATCATGTAACCaataataatacattaaaataaGCCAAAAAATGTTCAATGTTCATTACTTTGATGATTTGAATAAGTTTGGTATGATTAAAAAGTCATGAGACTCTATAAGTAGGTACTGCATCAACATACATGTTGGAGTTGCAGAGAAAGGTGCAGATTATGAACAGTTTTGAAAAATACAGACCCATTACTTCTCATAATAACTAATAGTTGGTAATTGGTATActtttcaaaacaaacaaaaatgcaTGTTATTAGTAGCAACAAGAAAGAAATCGAAGATGcagaagagaaaaagaacaaTCACTACTCTGTCCCACATTTTAAGAGACATGACAAAGAAACTACGTCCTAGTTGATAAAAATGAGCAATTAAACTTTCTATTAATCTATGAAAGTTGCAAGTTTTTATAATGAGAGGGGAAATTAAAGGGGAGTTACCAACAACAAAGGAGCAAGCTTTCCAACCACCACGTTTGGATCTAAGAGCAGGTTTTCCTTTAATATTCACTGTTGCATCTTGTGTGTACTCCTCACTCCCAACACTTCCTTCTTCCATAGTCATAATTGTTTGATTGAGAGTGGAGATATGAGAATGAGAGAACTACTCTGTGTTACTCTGCTCTCAAGTTTGATGAAACTAGGAACCATCTTTAGACCTCACTTTCAGGATACACTTCTTATGGCCCCCATCTTTTTATTACCCTTTTCTCATTTAATTTTGCATCTCTTTTCcccctttttctatttttgcttattatcatcatcatcttctcacTAGATGGTATAATTTATATCTTGTTTATGCCTAAACCATTCTGATGTAACTATTGCCTCGGTGGCATCATCTATAACTTGAGAAGTTTGTAATTAGCGGGCTAGACTGCATACATTACACCCTTTGTGGTGTGGCCCTTCTCAGACCCTGCGTTTACACTGGATGCTTACCCACCGGGCTGTCCTTTGTTAATCTCAGCACCAATCTACTACCTTACTACTTTATCTAGATTTACTAATATACCATGCGTTTTGGTGCAACTTACTGCTCATTGAATGGTAATCCTGGGTCGTTTAATACTTGATTGGATAAACGCTATGAGGAGGATTGCATGTCTTATCAACTTCATATGTTATGGTTGGGAATTAATTTTGTTTGGTGTCAACATGATATGGCTAAGTACTCCCTCTTCCTGAGAGAGTGTCAATTCCTTCATTAGCTCCTTAAAAGTAGACAAATAGTTGCCCATTTAATACACTTTTTACCTGGTTAATCTTATCGATGTCTTCTCTGATCTAACTTCTTAAAGTAGCTATATCTTGTTAATGGACTCCTCATAATCCTGTAGGATGTAGtcttgcttgccacccggaggATAGTGAGACCTCCAAAGAAGGGTTCTGCCGTTCAACGCCCCCGAACCCGCACCTTGACTGCTGTTCACGAGGCAATGATGGAGGACATTGTATTGCCTGCTGAGATTGTTGGAAAGCGTGTGAGGTAGACTGGATGGATCCAAAGTTATGAAGGTAAAGCCTTTGCTTTCAACAAAACTTTTTATTCATCTCTTGAAtcattcttatattttaaattctaataaaatgtTTCATTGGTGCTTTTTATGGGGATAGGTTTTCTTGGATCCAAAGGAGCGAAACAACACGGAGTACAAGTTGGAGACCTTTTCTGCTGTGTACAGGAAGCTGTCTGGCAAAGATGTTGTGTTCGAGTATCCCATAGCAGAGAATTAGATTCAGTGTTAGCTTGGAATTTGTTTTGAGAATTGCATATGATTAATGCTTGTTAAAATTTTGCGTAACTTATTTTTTGCTTGAGCATGTTTTCTTCTCGTATTACTGGTTTTTGACAATGTAGTATCTAATTTTTATGCTCCgataaaaagtttaatttagtCGCAGGTGTATAATTTTTAGAAAAGCTTCTTGTTGAGAAGCAACTCCATTTGATGTCACTAATCAGATCATCATATAAGCAGAAAAAGAACAGTAATAAAATCTTGGTGAATAAAAGAATGTGAAAACCGTTCCACTTTATGTTATGAATGAAAGATGTTCCCTTGTGTTCGTTTTAGAGAGGAATTACTTTGATGACAAAATAAGGTAGTTCCATATTCACATGCACTCCTAATGCCTTTTGCTGTTTTGCCGGAACTAGTTTTGACAAGATACccaacaaacatatagcatttTTCTTTATGAGTAGATAGATGGGTAAAAAATGGACATGGGTACTTTGAAATGACCCGAGAATCTTGATATCATGATATGTATACAGCAGTTGAGTTGTCATTCGAATATTGAAGAATTAGAATCTGGCTCATTGCGACAAGATCACGGTAGCCACATACATAGCTCCACAAAGAAATACGATTGATATGAAACCCCTGCAATGACATGATGAGTAAAAATTCATTGTTTTCTCCTTCAAAATCTGATCAAACGTAACAAGATATACTCACCAAACGATACCCCATCCAACGCCATTACAGCAACAAGGGCACACTTCCGCAAATTTTTCTGCATCACTTGTATTTACTCTTCGCGATATGAGGTCATCATAAATATCTGCATTATCCTTTCATTAGTTTTTCATCATACAATCAAGAATGTGATGTAATTCACCAATTCGATATCTCCAAATACGTACCATAAATGGAAAACAAGCTGTTCATTACACctgcattttgattatatacAAGACAAATGAAAACTGAAAACTGCATCAAGGGTTCCGTTAAATAAAATAACCCGTGCTTCAAAGAAAATGTGACCTATGAACAAGATAATGAATTGTAGTATTTTAACTGGGGTTGTCTCTTGCAGATACCAATGTTCCTCCGATGAATATTATAAATCCTGAGAGCAAGCAACACAAGGAAATAATgctaagaatatatatatatgatcatGATGATGCACTATATGGAAAGTACATGCCTACCAACACATAATCCTCCAAGACTCCACTGCATGAACATCAACAATAAAGGTTACATTCATCAATCTATTAAAATGAGAGATGAGAGCTGAATAAGATGAGATCCTATACATACATTTCTTGCAATGAAGAGGACAAGAAAAAGAGCAGCAATGAAAAAAGCAGCAGCAACTCTGGTAGAAACAAGGTTGGTGGATGCAAGGATGAAGAGCATgccccaaaatgatgaaccaaGATATCCAGCTGGCAAGATGCATAAGTACAAGCCTCCGCGGGTCTTGGTGGCTCCGCCTTCGTCGGAATGAACCTCCATTCCTTCCACACTGCCACATGTTAGAACACAAGCCAAGGCATGGCTTAACTCATGCAGAAATACCGTTATAAGCTTAAACGGTTTCAGCAAGAAGGTTCTCCATAGCACCAAAATCACGATGCTGTAAACAGAGACAGTGATCATGAACGCCACCTGCTCCTTATTGCAGCACTTTTTGAGCTGCCACGTGGATGCTTGGGATAACTCGTCCCAATTGAGTATCCGCGACATCTCTTTCTTGATATCAATTCAACAATGTgaatgtcttcttcttcttcttcattatatTAAAGCTGTTTGTGTGTTGAAGAGAGCCTTGCACTACAACATACTAACCGTATTTCCTTGATGCACAATCTATGTTATCTTGTAATGCTGTTGGAAGTTGCTATTCTATCTATAATTAGTAGTAATTTAAGGATGAGAAACGAATATTCTAACATTTATGGAGTTGAAAAACTTACTTTGAAAAactaatattctaaaaatatttagcattaattttcaaaaattcatatttttgaaaaacaattcttttttttaattttaaaataaagagtcaatagattattttaatttatgcagATAATAATCAGCGATAGTAAAGGCTATAATACAGAGTAGATTGTGAAGGAAATAATCATCGGTAACATTGTCCTTAATGAATTGTACATATTTCTTGTCTTTTCTTCTGAAGTGAAAGCAGAGTCTTGTTTCCACTTTACAAATGGAACttttggttttgggtttggTGAAAATGAGATTGAGTCTGCGTTAGGACAAGATGACAGCACCCAGGTACACAGCTCCGCATAGAAACACAAATGATATCAAACCCCTGAAATGAAATGCAACCCATCAAGTAGATTATGAATTAATCCAATCATTAGAAGAAGCTAAGCTAAGCTAAGCAAATCAAATAAATACACTCACCAAATAACACCCCATCCAACACCAGAACAAGGGCAAGGGCACTCCTGTGCGAATTTCTCTGCATCACTCGAATGCACTCGACGCGATATCAAGTCATCATAGATAtctgcaatttattttcatataagGAAGAATAATGTATCACCAGATTATCAATAAATTGGATCATGTAGTCCTCAAACACATACCATAAACAGAAAACAAGCTGTTCATCACACctgcatttttattttacaagtTGTTAGTAATATAAAATGTGAATGAAAATTGTCACATTCCTAACTGACTGAAGCTAATTATGAATCTCCGTATTTGGTATTTACCTATGAACAAGATAACATATCGTAGTATTCGAACTTTGGTTGTCTCTTGCAGAATCCATATTATTCCAAGGAAAATGATAAATCCTGATCGAGGCCTCAacaaagaatatatatttaagtatacaagaatgattttttttcatcatATATAATTATAGAAGCAGTAAGCACATATGATATACCAATGCAAAGTCCTCGGAGAGTCCACTGCATGAAACATGAAGAACAAGGGAAGGTTCAGTTTAATTTGTCATAGCATatcaagaataataataataaaatgaattgCAATGACATACATTTTTGGCTACAAAGAGGACAATAAATAGAGCAGCAATAAAACAAGCAGCAGCTATTCTAGCGGTAAGAAGCTTTGTTGACGCAAGTATCAAGATCAtcccccaaaatgatgaaccaaGATCTGGATGGATTCCATTCTCACCAAATCAAAATGcaataattaacaagaaaaagaaaagagagtgaGTAAGAGAAAGATACATCCAGCTGGCAAGATGAAGCAGTAAATGCCTCCACGGGTTTGGGTTGTTCCACCTTCATCAGCATGAACCTGGATTCCTTCTACCTGGCACACAATGAGGAATGCAATGAGCTTATTGAATGATTGGAATCTTgattactaataataaggagTGTGACAGACATACATGGCCGCATGTAAGTTTACAAGCAACGGCGTGGCTTGCCTCATGAAGAAAGACGGTAACAAGCTTGAAGGGTGTGAGTAGCAAGGTTCTCCAGAGCGCAAGTATAAGCACAGTGCAGACAGCAACAGTGACAAGAAACACCACTTGCTCGTGGTTGCAGCAATTCTTGAGCTCCCAGTTCGGTTTCATCTTCTAAATCTATCTCATTACACTCACTCGATTCAGCACAAGACGACACAGTCAACCCGCTCCGCTCCTTTCTATTTCCATTTTTTAAAGGGGAGACACCTGTTCTATCACTTCTATGttcattatttatttgaaaaagcatttattgttatattatttttttttaaagacaggaatttttattgatttctaaaaaaattccaACTTGGACAACAATAATAAGAAATGATAAATACCAAAGGAATAcatcaaagaaagaaattgattgtAACTTAGCCAGATTTTCCACATGGCTGCTGTAATTGTGGATTTCTTTCGGGGGTTCAAACTTTCAATACCAAGGCATAACAGTGCTAGAGGTCTGATTCTACTAGGGGCGGCAACACTACTCAATAGGGGCGGATATCTGCTAGAGCGGGTTAGGATTCAACCATTTACTACCCACAGGTAAGAGCGGGGTGGGTTTTATGCGAATTATTGTAAGGTGGGTGGGGTCAAGTAGAGCAAAAATCCGCCCTACCCACCCGTTGCCACCCCTAGATTCTACAGTAGGTGCGTTCATTGCTCCTAGTCTTGTCAAATCGTTGATACctatgaaaaattaattaagcAGTCCATGACTAATTCTAGAGCATTCTTACATTTAGAACATATGGTTGAGAAATTGAGGATTCTAGTTCAGTGCGCTGATTCACCGAAATGTCTCCATAGATAGCTCTCCAAACGAAGAGCTTAACTTTTGTTAGGGCTTTGATGGACCAAATTAACTTCCAAATCATCTTCTAGGTGAA
The genomic region above belongs to Arachis duranensis cultivar V14167 chromosome 3, aradu.V14167.gnm2.J7QH, whole genome shotgun sequence and contains:
- the LOC107478759 gene encoding LOW QUALITY PROTEIN: 40S ribosomal protein S7-like (The sequence of the model RefSeq protein was modified relative to this genomic sequence to represent the inferred CDS: inserted 2 bases in 1 codon), giving the protein MFTSRKKIHKDKDAEPTEFEESVGQALFDLENTNQDLKSDLKDLYINSAVQVDVSGNRKAVVIHVPYRLRKGFRKIHVKLVRELEKKFSGKDVVLLATRRIVRPPKKGSAVQRPRTRTLTAVHEAMMEDIVLPAEIVGKRVRXRLDGSKVMKVFLDPKERNNTEYKLETFSAVYRKLSGKDVVFEYPIAEN
- the LOC107478787 gene encoding uncharacterized protein LOC107478787 isoform X3 is translated as MKPNWELKNCCNHEQVVFLVTVAVCTVLILALWRTLLLTPFKLVTVFLHEASHAVACKLTCGHVEGIQVHADEGGTTQTRGGIYCFILPAGLDSPRTLHWPRSGFIIFLGIIWILQETTKVRILRYVILFIGVMNSLFSVYDIYDDLISRRVHSSDAEKFAQECPCPCSGVGWGVICISFQGFDIICVSMRSCVPGCCHLVLTQTQSHFHQTQNQKFHL
- the LOC107478787 gene encoding uncharacterized protein LOC107478787 isoform X1 codes for the protein MKPNWELKNCCNHEQVVFLVTVAVCTVLILALWRTLLLTPFKLVTVFLHEASHAVACKLTCGHVEGIQVHADEGGTTQTRGGIYCFILPAGYLGSSFWGMILILASTKLLTARIAAACFIAALFIVLFVAKNWTLRGLCIGFIIFLGIIWILQETTKVRILRYVILFIGVMNSLFSVYDIYDDLISRRVHSSDAEKFAQECPCPCSGVGWGVICISFQGFDIICVSMRSCVPGCCHLVLTQTQSHFHQTQNQKFHL
- the LOC107478787 gene encoding uncharacterized protein LOC107478787 isoform X2 — translated: MKPNWELKNCCNHEQVVFLVTVAVCTVLILALWRTLLLTPFKLVTVFLHEASHAVACKLTCGHVEGIQVHADEGGTTQTRGGIYCFILPAGYLGSSFWGMILILASTKLLTARIAAACFIAALFIVLFVAKNWTLRGLCIGFIIFLGIIWILQETTKVRILRYVILFIGVMNSLFSVYDIYDDLISRRVHSSDAEKFAQECPCPCSGVGWGVIWGLISFVFLCGAVYLGAVILS